One window of the Labilibaculum sp. genome contains the following:
- a CDS encoding PKD domain-containing protein has translation MKKVILLLLLFSITHTLYSQNIDKYEYWFDDNFTSRISVTETGVATLELSNNTITTGLSDGFHSVHFRFRDDSKRWSVPVTDFFRKYPDGTVAVTRNISKFEYWIDDDFASRIVSAIPLTNIANLNQVMDTKSLAAGFHSIHFRFRDDSKQWSTPVTSFFRKYEIGTESIVRKINGFEYWMDDNFADRHASAIPVTGIANLNQVMDTKTLATGFHSIHFRFRDDSKQWSTPVTSFFRKYEIGTESIVRKINGFEYWMDDDFNNRIASSLPLADTAVINQVLDTKLLASGFHSIHMRFKDDSNQWSVPATSFIRKYGSNSGIIARKITSYRYWFNDDVTSINQVDLNESITPFTLSESIHLDQLPIGDNQLIHFQFLDDTKQWSVATTDTINRLARVVANFTADKTENCGSMTVQFTNNSSDGETYLWDFGDGNTSTEENPLHTYDTAGSFTVSLTTTNDTYSLSDVSSITDFISIHEIPSIDLGADVQICEGSEHTFSAADNFAQYFWNNAEGTNELIASAEGDYTLKVVDNNGCEATDVANLSFHTAPSVDLGADVQICQGGEHTFSVADNFALYFWNNAEGTNELIASAEGDYTLKVIDANGCEATDVANLSFHTAPTVDLGADVQICEGSEHTFSAADNFAQYFWNNAEGTKELIASAEGDYTLKVIDANGCEATDIANLSFHTAPTVDLGADVQICQGSEHTFSAADNFAQYFWNNTEGINELIASAEGDYTLKVIDANGCEATDMVSLTFKESPDINLGDDIDLCDGETHTFTVSDAYAHYFWNDVEGTNAHEIGSTGTCTLRVENSNGCSAADQVLITVHDLPQIPVATYNNGILSSTSATEYQWYRNNEVQNGTTNQEFSPSQDGNYSVEVWNQYGCKSEISEQVEVILVGIEELIKKNISIYPNPTKGKLVIDLHENFNYSTNIQVELFDSAGKLILYKQLEPTTTLDLTSYPAGLYFVHFINQNEAVSFKIVKQ, from the coding sequence ATGAAAAAAGTAATTCTATTACTATTGCTTTTTTCAATTACGCATACTCTTTACTCCCAAAACATTGACAAGTATGAATACTGGTTCGATGATAATTTTACATCTCGGATATCAGTCACAGAAACGGGAGTTGCAACACTTGAATTAAGCAATAATACAATCACTACCGGCCTATCCGATGGTTTTCACTCTGTCCATTTCAGGTTCAGAGATGATTCCAAAAGATGGTCTGTACCAGTAACTGATTTTTTCAGGAAATATCCTGACGGAACAGTTGCGGTCACCCGCAATATTTCGAAGTTTGAATATTGGATAGACGATGATTTCGCTAGTCGGATCGTCTCAGCCATTCCTCTGACAAACATCGCCAATCTCAATCAGGTGATGGATACAAAAAGTTTGGCTGCAGGATTTCATTCCATTCATTTTCGCTTTCGCGATGATTCAAAGCAATGGAGTACTCCGGTAACATCATTCTTTCGAAAATACGAAATTGGAACAGAAAGTATCGTTCGGAAAATTAATGGTTTTGAATACTGGATGGATGATAATTTCGCAGACAGACATGCTTCGGCAATTCCTGTTACCGGCATCGCCAATCTGAATCAGGTGATGGATACAAAAACCTTAGCAACCGGATTTCATTCCATACACTTTCGTTTTCGTGATGATTCAAAGCAATGGAGCACTCCGGTAACTTCTTTCTTCAGAAAATACGAAATTGGAACAGAAAGTATCGTACGAAAAATTAATGGTTTTGAATACTGGATGGATGATGATTTCAACAATCGAATTGCCTCATCTTTGCCTTTAGCCGATACTGCTGTAATCAATCAGGTTTTGGATACCAAACTGCTGGCAAGTGGCTTTCATTCCATACACATGCGCTTTAAAGATGATTCGAATCAATGGAGCGTTCCTGCAACATCTTTTATTCGAAAATATGGCAGCAATTCCGGAATCATTGCCCGAAAAATCACTTCGTACCGATATTGGTTCAATGATGATGTAACAAGTATCAATCAGGTTGATTTAAATGAATCGATTACTCCATTCACCTTGTCAGAATCCATTCATCTCGATCAGCTTCCCATTGGAGACAATCAGCTCATTCATTTTCAATTCCTTGATGACACCAAACAATGGAGCGTTGCAACTACGGATACAATTAATAGGTTAGCTCGGGTTGTTGCTAATTTCACCGCCGATAAAACAGAAAACTGCGGTTCAATGACTGTTCAGTTTACCAACAACTCAAGCGATGGAGAAACTTATCTTTGGGATTTTGGCGACGGAAATACAAGTACCGAAGAAAATCCTCTGCACACATACGATACAGCTGGTTCGTTTACCGTATCATTAACAACAACCAATGATACCTATTCCTTATCAGATGTTTCAAGCATAACGGATTTTATTAGCATACATGAAATTCCAAGTATTGATTTGGGTGCTGATGTACAAATCTGCGAAGGCAGCGAACACACTTTTAGTGCAGCCGATAATTTTGCGCAGTATTTCTGGAACAATGCAGAAGGAACAAATGAATTGATCGCTTCGGCGGAAGGAGATTACACCCTAAAAGTGGTGGACAACAACGGATGCGAAGCTACTGACGTGGCAAATCTTTCCTTCCATACTGCTCCATCGGTTGATTTGGGTGCTGATGTACAAATCTGCCAAGGTGGCGAGCATACTTTTAGTGTCGCGGACAACTTTGCGCTGTATTTCTGGAACAATGCAGAAGGAACAAATGAATTGATCGCTTCCGCGGAAGGAGATTACACCCTGAAAGTAATTGATGCAAATGGATGCGAAGCTACTGACGTGGCAAATCTTTCCTTCCATACTGCTCCAACAGTTGATTTGGGTGCTGATGTGCAAATCTGCGAAGGCAGCGAACACACTTTTAGTGCCGCGGACAATTTCGCACAGTATTTCTGGAACAATGCAGAAGGAACAAAAGAATTGATCGCTTCCGCGGAAGGAGATTACACCCTGAAAGTAATTGATGCAAATGGTTGCGAAGCTACTGATATAGCGAATCTTTCTTTCCATACTGCTCCAACAGTTGATTTGGGCGCTGATGTGCAAATCTGCCAAGGCAGCGAGCATACTTTTAGTGCCGCAGACAATTTTGCGCAGTATTTCTGGAACAACACAGAAGGCATCAATGAATTAATCGCTTCCGCTGAAGGAGATTACACCTTGAAAGTGATTGATGCCAATGGTTGCGAAGCAACAGACATGGTGAGCCTAACTTTTAAGGAAAGTCCGGATATTAATTTGGGCGACGATATTGATCTTTGCGACGGTGAAACTCATACTTTTACGGTTTCGGATGCCTACGCTCACTACTTTTGGAACGACGTGGAAGGCACAAATGCGCATGAAATCGGTTCAACCGGCACCTGCACTCTTCGTGTAGAAAACAGCAATGGCTGTTCGGCTGCCGATCAGGTATTGATAACCGTTCATGACTTACCGCAAATTCCTGTCGCAACTTACAATAACGGCATTCTGTCTTCTACATCTGCAACTGAATACCAATGGTACAGAAACAACGAGGTGCAGAATGGAACCACCAATCAGGAATTCTCGCCATCGCAGGATGGAAATTATTCCGTAGAGGTTTGGAATCAATATGGATGCAAATCAGAAATATCGGAACAGGTAGAAGTCATTTTGGTAGGAATTGAAGAGCTTATCAAAAAGAACATCTCCATTTATCCGAACCCAACAAAAGGAAAGTTGGTGATCGATTTGCATGAAAATTTCAATTACTCAACCAACATACAGGTAGAATTGTTCGATTCAGCCGGAAAACTAATCTTGTACAAACAACTGGAACCAACAACCACTCTAGACTTGACAAGTTATCCGGCAGGATTGTATTTTGTTCACTTTATCAACCAAAACGAAGCTGTCAGCTTCAAAATTGTTAAGCAATAA
- a CDS encoding histidine kinase: protein MFLIFLTLSVFAQQRPYINYTTHSGLPQIQVRAIHQDHLGYIWVGTKSGLVKFNGEEFENYLPNKSIYEIESDSKGRVYVKTYDQLYRFDGRDMLLLTGFKNPAAVIIGNEEYWILAENCLFQYQDTLEIKRFVPDVNFKGVINSVAYVKDKARMYFTMQDLNQIYRIVDGEIERETKFEGAVKRKVLALKGEVIVLVEEENEDIHYLNPVDKSNYFSVYRTNNRVDSIKINHLPVKNYLYVNDYSFYRLDSVTKSFTKFDLAFIKAPYPAILDRDNNIWAGSDNGLYQIFNGPISNFPRSFMNDFWTMIKGDDGHFYGAVYKDALYRLDMKSQTKEEILAPGPFHRKETDYYYGASKDKKGFLYFPTHYGLVKYNYQNTKKFDTGISLITKYDSVSNRIIFGQMNGLGFIDENENIEILIDSSKQLVPSHPKAIDFDEEGNIWIGTNGCLTKYDRKKKCFSKIEGGPKYGVFSIHKDVKGNFWMGGKDGLWFYNSQNEEFRRVDDGIIENNIAGIISKSDELLIVGTSLEVFAMDLALFYSKGNIRMKLFNFRNGFLSEEVCQNGFLLDKDLLYVPSTTCTSVIDLHKVNFDTDFYDVRITSLNDKGIIYSDTISRSEICMENGCNELDLSFEAIGFGLPTNPMFKYKLDGVDKTWSDWTKKKYANYRNLASGNYCFHVMARPGGNPNVTTQKEDHLHLKISLPFYKEPRFYQHTLIGFVILVLILGFFVHSRIHIKMKMLDRERKIKFLEIATLQAQLNPHFVFNILSSVQNLISLHKPEKANEYLIKFSRLIRAYMEASIKSSKVLLGASVSSEITIKEEVDLLQMYIELEQVKHKERKFDFEIKLDSDDLQNKTIPPMILQPLVENAIKHGLEPGEKIGFLQIRFSDREDGVECMIRDNGIGRERSQQNKKDSIKLYQSRGLELINKKIEILNDLDYKIKIEYKDLDEGTEVSVTFTN from the coding sequence ATGTTCCTGATTTTTTTGACTCTTTCTGTGTTTGCACAGCAGCGTCCATATATCAATTATACAACTCATTCGGGTTTGCCTCAAATTCAGGTTCGTGCCATTCATCAAGATCATTTAGGGTATATTTGGGTGGGAACCAAGTCTGGTTTGGTGAAGTTCAATGGAGAAGAGTTTGAGAATTACCTGCCTAATAAAAGTATATATGAGATTGAAAGCGATTCGAAAGGACGGGTTTATGTAAAAACCTACGATCAGCTTTATCGGTTCGATGGCAGGGATATGCTGCTGTTAACAGGCTTCAAAAATCCTGCTGCGGTGATTATAGGGAATGAAGAGTATTGGATTTTAGCTGAAAATTGCCTTTTTCAATATCAAGATACATTAGAAATTAAGCGGTTTGTTCCGGATGTGAATTTTAAAGGAGTCATAAACTCGGTTGCATATGTAAAGGATAAAGCCAGGATGTATTTTACAATGCAGGATTTAAATCAAATCTATAGAATTGTAGATGGGGAAATCGAACGCGAAACTAAATTTGAAGGAGCTGTAAAACGAAAGGTTTTAGCTTTAAAGGGAGAGGTAATTGTTTTGGTGGAGGAAGAAAATGAGGACATCCATTATCTTAATCCGGTTGATAAGAGCAATTATTTTAGTGTTTACCGAACCAACAACCGGGTTGATAGTATCAAAATAAACCATTTGCCTGTAAAGAATTACCTTTATGTCAACGACTATTCTTTTTACCGTTTGGACAGTGTTACAAAATCCTTCACAAAATTTGATTTGGCTTTTATAAAAGCACCATATCCCGCCATTTTAGACCGGGACAATAATATTTGGGCTGGCTCCGACAATGGCTTGTATCAAATATTCAATGGACCCATATCCAATTTTCCCAGAAGCTTTATGAATGATTTCTGGACAATGATTAAAGGGGATGACGGTCATTTTTATGGTGCTGTATATAAAGATGCTTTGTATCGTTTGGACATGAAATCTCAAACCAAGGAGGAAATTCTTGCTCCGGGGCCATTCCACCGAAAGGAGACTGATTATTATTATGGTGCTTCGAAAGATAAAAAGGGTTTTCTGTATTTCCCAACGCATTACGGATTGGTGAAATACAACTACCAAAACACAAAGAAATTCGATACCGGAATTTCCTTGATCACGAAATACGATTCTGTTAGCAATCGAATTATATTCGGACAAATGAACGGACTTGGTTTTATCGATGAGAATGAAAATATTGAGATTCTGATTGATTCAAGCAAGCAGTTGGTTCCTTCGCATCCTAAAGCTATAGATTTTGATGAAGAGGGAAATATTTGGATTGGGACTAATGGTTGTCTCACCAAATACGACCGAAAAAAGAAATGTTTTTCAAAAATAGAAGGCGGTCCTAAGTATGGTGTTTTTTCTATCCATAAAGATGTAAAAGGAAATTTTTGGATGGGAGGGAAGGACGGTTTGTGGTTTTACAATTCACAAAATGAGGAATTTAGAAGAGTCGACGATGGAATCATCGAAAACAATATTGCCGGAATTATCTCGAAAAGTGATGAATTACTGATTGTTGGAACCTCTTTGGAGGTTTTTGCTATGGATTTGGCATTATTTTATTCCAAAGGAAATATCCGCATGAAGCTGTTCAATTTTCGAAATGGATTTTTGTCCGAGGAGGTTTGTCAGAATGGGTTTTTACTGGATAAAGATTTGTTGTACGTTCCTTCTACAACTTGCACTTCAGTTATTGATCTGCATAAAGTCAATTTTGATACTGATTTTTATGATGTGCGAATTACAAGCCTAAATGATAAGGGAATAATTTATTCAGATACAATCTCCAGATCAGAAATTTGTATGGAAAATGGTTGTAACGAATTGGATTTATCTTTTGAAGCAATTGGTTTTGGTTTGCCAACCAATCCGATGTTCAAATACAAGTTGGATGGTGTAGATAAAACTTGGAGCGATTGGACAAAAAAGAAGTATGCAAACTATCGGAATTTGGCTTCAGGAAACTATTGTTTTCATGTAATGGCGCGCCCAGGCGGAAATCCAAATGTAACAACACAAAAAGAGGATCATTTGCATCTTAAAATTTCGTTGCCTTTTTATAAGGAGCCTCGTTTTTATCAGCATACTTTAATTGGTTTTGTAATATTGGTGTTGATACTTGGTTTTTTTGTTCATTCCAGAATCCATATTAAAATGAAAATGTTGGATCGGGAACGAAAAATAAAATTTCTTGAAATTGCGACTTTGCAGGCACAATTAAATCCTCATTTTGTTTTTAATATTTTGTCGTCAGTACAGAATTTAATCAGTTTGCATAAGCCCGAAAAGGCCAACGAATACTTAATTAAGTTTTCAAGATTGATTCGTGCTTACATGGAGGCATCTATTAAATCATCAAAGGTTTTACTGGGAGCTTCGGTTAGCAGTGAAATTACGATTAAAGAGGAAGTGGATTTATTGCAGATGTATATTGAATTGGAACAGGTAAAACATAAAGAACGGAAGTTTGATTTTGAAATTAAATTGGATTCTGATGACCTCCAAAACAAAACAATTCCGCCAATGATTTTGCAGCCTTTGGTAGAAAATGCAATTAAACATGGTTTGGAGCCTGGTGAGAAAATTGGATTTCTGCAGATTCGCTTTTCAGATCGGGAAGATGGTGTGGAATGTATGATTCGGGATAATGGAATTGGACGGGAACGCTCTCAGCAAAATAAAAAGGATTCGATCAAATTGTATCAGTCCAGAGGATTGGAACTAATCAATAAAAAAATTGAAATTCTCAACGATCTGGATTATAAAATTAAGATTGAATACAAAGACCTTGATGAAGGAACAGAAGTAAGTGTGACATTTACTAATTAG
- a CDS encoding LytTR family DNA-binding domain-containing protein — MQEVYTALVVEDVEDTSNYIKQRIEKLCPLIRDIQQAFSIDDAYEKIKANHFDIIFLDIQLPKGTGFDLLRMLSDEGKIDFEIIFITGESAKEFTLRAIKYSALDFLYKPLDDTDLILAVNKATEKLRSQYFNRQISLLLDRVGDSNINKTNKIALHLHNGIVEFVTVDEIKYLEADGVIAYVFLRNGNRLTTTRNLGYYKEMLMIDYNFYPISNSLLVNQDYILRYNHKELQLTLNDGTVLFASKRFGKSFKDTFTQQNNNGSKVLRSIAHLWKRMLE; from the coding sequence ATGCAAGAAGTTTATACAGCATTGGTAGTTGAGGATGTCGAAGATACATCAAACTACATCAAACAAAGAATTGAAAAATTGTGTCCTTTAATCAGAGACATTCAACAAGCATTTAGTATCGATGATGCCTATGAAAAGATTAAAGCGAATCATTTCGATATCATATTTCTGGATATTCAATTGCCTAAAGGAACGGGTTTTGATCTTTTGCGAATGCTTTCGGATGAAGGCAAAATAGACTTTGAAATCATTTTTATAACAGGCGAAAGTGCAAAAGAGTTTACCCTTAGAGCCATTAAATATTCGGCTCTCGATTTTCTTTACAAGCCTTTAGATGATACTGATTTAATACTTGCTGTAAACAAAGCAACGGAGAAACTGCGATCGCAGTATTTCAACCGGCAAATAAGCTTGCTTTTAGATCGGGTTGGGGACAGTAACATAAATAAAACCAATAAAATTGCTCTGCATCTGCACAATGGAATTGTTGAATTTGTGACTGTCGATGAAATTAAATACCTCGAGGCCGATGGTGTAATTGCCTACGTATTTTTAAGAAATGGGAATCGACTCACTACTACCAGAAATTTGGGTTACTATAAAGAGATGCTGATGATAGATTATAATTTCTATCCCATAAGCAATAGTTTATTAGTAAATCAAGATTATATTCTGCGTTACAATCATAAGGAACTGCAACTAACTCTTAATGATGGCACTGTTTTGTTTGCTTCAAAACGTTTTGGGAAAAGTTTTAAAGACACCTTTACTCAGCAAAATAATAACGGATCAAAAGTTTTGCGAAGTATTGCTCACCTGTGGAAACGAATGCTTGAGTAA
- a CDS encoding HutD family protein has translation MNFEISTAKDFNTINWTGGTSTQLYIYPPTSDYQQRDFDFRLSTATVEVEESDFTSLPGVSRKIMILDGAIEIIHENRYSKKLGKFDTDSFEGDWKTSSIGKCIDFNLMTHGTSKGEIKALSIEKKQIVNLPLEKETDFLIGYIFSGEISLTINQKIHQLQQGNLLVITQFGSANLQLTGMENSEIIISKIII, from the coding sequence ATGAATTTCGAAATTAGTACGGCTAAAGACTTTAATACAATCAATTGGACAGGCGGAACAAGCACTCAACTATACATTTATCCTCCAACATCAGATTACCAGCAAAGGGATTTTGATTTTAGACTAAGCACAGCTACAGTAGAAGTTGAGGAATCAGACTTCACTTCCCTACCCGGCGTGTCGCGAAAAATCATGATTTTAGATGGCGCGATTGAGATCATTCACGAAAATCGTTACAGCAAAAAGCTTGGCAAATTCGATACAGACAGCTTTGAAGGAGATTGGAAAACCTCATCGATTGGAAAATGCATCGATTTTAATTTGATGACACACGGCACTTCAAAAGGAGAAATCAAGGCTCTTTCTATTGAAAAGAAACAAATTGTAAATTTACCTCTTGAAAAAGAAACAGATTTCCTGATTGGATATATTTTCTCAGGTGAAATTAGTCTGACTATAAATCAGAAAATTCATCAGCTGCAGCAAGGAAACCTCCTGGTGATTACTCAATTTGGCAGCGCAAACCTGCAACTAACCGGAATGGAGAACAGCGAGATCATTATATCTAAAATCATTATTTAA
- a CDS encoding S41 family peptidase, translating into MIKKLFFITTFLIALAQSLLGMDNPQWLRYPSISPDGQTIVFEYGGDLFTISSEGGNATALTSNQSYDYQPVWSPDSKTIAFASDRYGNFDIFTIPVEGGAPNRITFNSKGETPSSFTPDGQNILFSSTISDDFKNAMFPSGVLPELYSVPVNGGKVSQILTSPALDAKYSKNREYILYRDSKGYEDHWRKHHTSAVTRDIWLYDVANKKHSMFSTFEGEDLYPVFNASNDEIYYLTEKSGSFNVWKAPVKDKTQLTQISTFEKHPVRFLSISDSNKLCYSWNGEIYTQEEGKAPVKLSVAIAIDSKENEVSFEKLSSGATEMSVSPNGKEVAFIVRGEVFVTSVEYGTTKRITNSPEQERSVSFSPDGKALLYASERNGSWNLYQTKMTREDETQFANSTILKEEAVLEIDAETFQPKYSPDGKEIAFLEDRVILKVINLESKKVRTILGKKWNYSYSDGDQHYDWSPDGKWFLVNIYPHTIFMPDAAMVDAQGNQKVINLTESGYSDSDAKWSLKGNAMIWFTDKRGYRSHGSWGSQSDVYVQFFNQKAFDDFKLSKEEKELKEEAEKDKKEEDKGDDKDKKKDKKNKKDKDKVEDLNIEFSGMEDRQICLTINPSKLSDAILTPDGKKLFYLSKFEGGYDLWVNDLEEKETKKILDLKGGGGAMQFDKEAKNLFLMSGNSIIKVDVATNKRKDISYTAEMYLDKAKEREYLFEHVWRTMLRKFYDPEMHHIDWEFYKNEYKRFLPYINNNHDFAEMLSELLGELNASHTGSGYRAGSKNPDQTAELGAFFDWNYEGDGLRIAEVLEKGPLNQAGSKIKAGTIIEKIDGNVIPKNESYYPLLNHKADKKVLLSLYNPYTKERWEETVKPVSSINTLLYERWVKKRQEECERLSNGRIGYVHVKGMDSPSYRKVYSEILGKYGTYEAIVVDTRFNGGGWLHDDLATLLSGEVYSTLSPRGQDFGTEPLSKWKKPSAVLISESNYSDACAFPYVYKTLKIGKLVGMPVPGTMTAVWWETLQDQSLYFGMPMVGVKDTKGKYIENQQIEPDIKVTNDYEVVTKGDDQQLKKAVESLLKEIDEK; encoded by the coding sequence ATGATTAAAAAGTTGTTTTTCATCACCACATTTTTAATTGCTCTTGCACAAAGTCTTCTTGGCATGGATAACCCTCAATGGTTGAGGTATCCGTCAATCTCTCCCGATGGTCAAACAATCGTTTTTGAATATGGCGGCGATTTATTCACCATTTCTTCGGAAGGTGGCAATGCTACGGCACTAACCAGCAACCAATCATACGACTACCAACCTGTTTGGTCTCCCGACAGCAAAACTATTGCATTTGCGTCTGACCGATATGGGAATTTTGACATATTCACAATACCTGTTGAAGGAGGAGCTCCAAACAGAATTACATTTAATTCAAAAGGAGAAACACCATCGAGTTTTACACCAGACGGACAAAACATTCTATTTTCTTCAACAATTAGTGATGATTTCAAAAATGCGATGTTTCCATCGGGCGTACTTCCTGAATTGTACAGTGTACCAGTAAATGGCGGCAAAGTTTCACAAATACTTACTTCGCCGGCATTGGATGCGAAGTACAGTAAAAATAGGGAGTACATATTGTACCGCGACAGCAAAGGATATGAAGATCATTGGAGAAAGCATCATACCTCGGCAGTTACCAGAGACATTTGGTTGTATGATGTTGCAAATAAAAAGCACAGTATGTTCTCAACATTTGAAGGTGAGGATTTGTATCCGGTATTTAATGCATCCAATGATGAGATTTACTATCTGACAGAAAAATCAGGCAGTTTTAATGTTTGGAAAGCTCCTGTGAAAGATAAAACTCAACTGACTCAAATCAGTACATTCGAAAAACATCCTGTTCGGTTCTTAAGTATTTCTGACAGCAACAAGCTTTGTTATTCCTGGAATGGTGAAATTTACACTCAGGAAGAGGGAAAAGCTCCTGTAAAACTAAGCGTAGCCATCGCTATTGACAGCAAAGAAAATGAAGTGAGCTTTGAAAAACTTAGCAGTGGCGCTACTGAAATGAGCGTTTCTCCGAACGGAAAAGAAGTTGCTTTCATTGTACGTGGGGAAGTTTTTGTGACTTCTGTTGAATACGGAACTACAAAACGTATTACCAACAGTCCGGAACAGGAACGCTCGGTAAGCTTTAGTCCTGATGGGAAAGCTTTGTTATATGCTTCGGAAAGAAATGGCAGCTGGAATCTGTACCAAACCAAAATGACCCGGGAAGATGAAACTCAGTTTGCCAATTCTACCATTTTAAAAGAAGAAGCAGTTTTGGAAATTGATGCAGAAACCTTTCAACCAAAATATTCTCCTGACGGCAAAGAAATTGCTTTTCTTGAAGATCGCGTTATCCTTAAAGTAATCAACTTAGAATCAAAAAAAGTTAGAACGATACTAGGCAAAAAATGGAACTACTCTTATTCCGACGGAGATCAGCATTACGACTGGTCGCCTGATGGCAAATGGTTTTTGGTTAATATTTATCCTCATACTATTTTTATGCCTGACGCAGCAATGGTTGATGCTCAGGGAAATCAGAAGGTGATTAACCTTACTGAAAGCGGCTACAGCGATTCTGATGCCAAATGGTCATTAAAAGGAAATGCAATGATTTGGTTTACCGACAAACGAGGTTATCGAAGTCATGGAAGCTGGGGCTCTCAATCAGATGTTTACGTTCAATTCTTCAATCAGAAAGCATTTGATGATTTTAAACTTTCAAAGGAAGAAAAAGAATTAAAAGAAGAAGCTGAAAAAGATAAGAAAGAGGAAGATAAGGGCGATGACAAAGACAAGAAAAAGGATAAGAAGAACAAAAAAGACAAAGACAAAGTTGAAGATTTAAACATTGAATTTTCAGGAATGGAAGATCGTCAGATTTGTTTAACAATCAATCCTTCCAAACTTTCTGATGCAATTCTGACTCCTGATGGAAAAAAATTATTTTACCTAAGCAAATTCGAAGGTGGATACGATCTTTGGGTAAACGATTTGGAAGAGAAGGAAACGAAAAAAATTCTTGACTTAAAAGGCGGTGGCGGCGCTATGCAGTTCGACAAGGAAGCAAAGAATCTATTTTTAATGTCAGGCAACAGCATCATTAAAGTGGATGTTGCTACAAACAAACGAAAAGACATTAGCTACACTGCTGAGATGTATTTGGACAAAGCCAAAGAAAGAGAATATCTTTTTGAACACGTTTGGCGCACCATGTTAAGAAAATTTTATGATCCTGAAATGCATCATATAGACTGGGAATTTTACAAAAATGAATACAAACGATTTTTACCATATATCAATAACAATCACGATTTTGCAGAAATGCTAAGTGAGTTGTTGGGCGAGCTAAATGCTTCTCATACAGGTTCAGGTTATCGGGCCGGATCAAAAAATCCTGATCAAACAGCCGAATTAGGCGCATTCTTTGATTGGAATTACGAAGGTGATGGTTTACGAATTGCCGAAGTACTGGAAAAAGGCCCCCTTAACCAAGCCGGTTCAAAGATTAAAGCAGGAACTATCATCGAAAAAATTGATGGAAATGTGATTCCTAAAAACGAGAGTTATTATCCTTTACTAAATCACAAAGCTGATAAAAAAGTACTCTTATCTCTTTACAATCCTTACACAAAAGAACGATGGGAAGAAACTGTAAAACCTGTTTCGAGCATTAATACTTTATTGTACGAACGTTGGGTAAAAAAGCGTCAGGAAGAATGTGAGCGCTTATCGAACGGAAGAATTGGATATGTGCATGTAAAAGGAATGGATTCGCCAAGCTACCGAAAAGTATATTCTGAAATACTTGGAAAATATGGTACTTACGAAGCGATTGTTGTTGACACCAGATTTAATGGCGGAGGCTGGCTGCACGACGATTTAGCAACTCTGCTTAGTGGCGAAGTTTACTCTACCCTTTCACCCAGAGGACAGGATTTTGGAACAGAACCTCTTTCCAAGTGGAAAAAGCCATCGGCTGTTTTAATTAGTGAGAGTAATTATTCCGACGCTTGCGCATTCCCATATGTATACAAAACATTAAAAATTGGAAAACTGGTAGGAATGCCTGTTCCCGGCACAATGACAGCTGTGTGGTGGGAAACTCTGCAGGATCAGTCGCTGTATTTTGGAATGCCAATGGTTGGAGTAAAAGACACCAAAGGAAAATACATTGAAAATCAGCAAATAGAGCCGGATATTAAAGTGACCAACGACTACGAAGTTGTAACCAAAGGTGATGATCAGCAACTTAAAAAAGCAGTTGAGTCTTTATTAAAAGAAATTGATGAAAAATAG
- a CDS encoding N-acetyltransferase, which translates to MKIQIRPENKNDYKTISMINDMAFGQEAEGLLVEKLRKNKKFIKDLSLVACMGNEIVGHILFFPIEIKSDNNSFESLALAPMSVIPELQGLGIGSQLIENGLAKAKKMRHKSVIVLGHTEFYSKFNFIPASNFKISCHFEVSDEVFMALELEKYALKTVSGCVEYPKEFNDL; encoded by the coding sequence ATGAAAATTCAGATTCGACCCGAAAACAAGAACGATTACAAAACTATATCCATGATTAATGACATGGCATTTGGTCAGGAAGCTGAAGGATTATTGGTTGAAAAGCTTCGAAAAAACAAAAAGTTCATCAAGGATCTTTCGTTAGTTGCCTGTATGGGAAATGAAATAGTTGGTCATATTTTATTCTTTCCAATCGAAATTAAATCCGACAACAATAGCTTTGAATCTTTAGCCTTGGCACCTATGTCGGTAATACCTGAATTGCAGGGATTGGGAATTGGTTCTCAATTGATAGAAAATGGATTGGCGAAGGCAAAAAAAATGAGGCACAAATCTGTAATTGTATTAGGTCACACTGAATTTTATTCCAAATTTAATTTCATTCCAGCTTCCAACTTCAAAATCTCATGCCATTTTGAAGTTTCGGATGAAGTTTTTATGGCACTTGAATTGGAAAAATATGCTCTGAAAACTGTTTCCGGATGTGTTGAATATCCAAAGGAATTTAACGACCTGTAA